One window of Cydia fagiglandana chromosome 19, ilCydFagi1.1, whole genome shotgun sequence genomic DNA carries:
- the LOC134674223 gene encoding polyserase-2-like, with the protein MVTNLVVAFLLFFGKTAFSDVERRKGVYFEYIPPKSVPGDEKRGKPALRMESQDSNEHDDIKTMLEENYRFKSNHMATRFKIAAEKIEEETLTNNDGDMSWVFRTFAVRRIVGGMETSISMYPYNVAISRTGRHWCGGSIIDEQWVLTAGHCFESAHDNEKSKLAAFIVRAGSSFHNRGGYQARVNRAFFPSKYVPGNADYDFTLVRLDRPMPIGRNIAVLNLPSQEYLIKPGDILIVSGWGSTHETGAGHIPDRLRFVPVPAMRLSQCQNAYRFYITPRMMCAGYATGGKDACNHDSGGPAVRDGVLLGIVSFGGKQCGDPHSPGVYSRVSEMTSWVEKTIADNECADVPELQEKIKRAREREQDLQRFKARVEDKKTRIKNWLRETLQSPSFIELAKRKLSEAQAMRRSFTDTLYEPQNVTDLDDSEMDDINLSNLIHDRILQSNDGDEDDNMLSTLALRDIMLNEGKGKTAKDGFEELMAFVSRDDPSPPFEKKENFTQEDVTREIVTRENVIQENVTRVNVTQDDVTQENVTRKHVTQS; encoded by the exons ATGGTCACTAACTTAGTAGTAGCATTTCTTCTATTTTTCGGAAAAACAGCATTCAGTGATGTTGAACGGAGGAAGGGCGTATATTTTGAGTATATTCCGCCCAAGTCGGTACCAGGAGATGAGAAGCGGGGGAAACCTGCGTTGAGAATGGAAAGTCAGGATAGCAATGAACATGATGATATAAAGACAATGTTGGAAGAGAACTATAGGTTTAAGAGCAATCATATGGCTACAAGATTTAAAATTGCTGCGGAGAAGATAGAGGAAG AGACCCTAACCAACAACGATGGGGACATGTCGTGGGTGTTCCGCACGTTCGCCGTGCGGCGCATCGTCGGCGGCATGGAAACCAGTATTAGCATGTACCCATACAACGTGGCCATATCCCGCACCGGACGTCATTGGTGTGGCGGATCTATAATCGATGAGCAGTGGGTGCTTACGGCCGGACACTGCTTTGAGTC AGCACACGACAATGAAAAGTCGAAACTGGCCGCGTTCATAGTACGCGCAGGGAGCTCTTTTCATAATAGGGGAGGATACCAGGCTAGAGTCAACAGA GCGTTCTTCCCCTCTAAATACGTGCCCGGCAACGCAGACTACGACTTCACTCTGGTCCGCCTGGACCGGCCCATGCCCATCGGCCGCAACATCGCCGTGCTGAACCTGCCCTCTCAGGAGTACCTGATCAAACCTGGAGACATTCTCATCGTCTCTGGCTGGGGCAGTACTCAT GAGACGGGGGCAGGACACATACCTGATCGTCTCCGCTTCGTCCCCGTGCCAGCGATGAGGCTGTCTCAGTGCCAGAACGCGTACCGCTTCTATATAACTCCTCGAATGATGTGCGCCGGGTACGCTACTGGCGGAAAAGATGCTTGTAAC CACGATTCTGGTGGTCCCGCCGTCCGTGACGGCGTCCTCCTTGGGATCGTGTCCTTCGGCGGCAAGCAGTGCGGGGACCCTCACTCCCCGGGCGTCTACAGCAGGGTGTCGGAGATGACGTCGTGGGTGGAGAAGACCATAGCTGACAACGAGTGCGCCGATGTGCCGGAGCTGCAGGAGAAGATTAAGAGAGCTAGGGAGAGAGAGCAGGACTTACAAAG ATTCAAAGCCCGCGTAGAAGACAAGAAGACTCGAATCAAGAATTGGTTACGGGAAACCTTACAATCGCCGAGTTTCATAGAACTAGCTAAAAGGAAGCTGAGCGAGGCACAAGCTATGCGCAGAAGCTTCACAGACACGCTCTATGAACCCCAAAATGTAACCGACTTAGATGATTCTGAGATGGACGACATTAATCTGTCAAATCTAATACACGACAGGATCTTACAAAGCAATGATGGGGATGAAGATGACAATATGCTAAGTACCTTGGCGCTTAGGGATATCATGTTGAACGAGGGTAAAGGGAAAACGGCTAAGGATGGATTTGAGGAGTTGATGGCGTTCGTTTCGAGGGATGATCCAAGCCCACcttttgaaaaaaaagaaaactttacacAAGAAGATGTTACACGAGAAATTGTTACACGAGAAAATGTTATACAAGAAAATGTTACACGAGTAAATGTTACACAAGATGATGTTACACAAGAAAATGTTACAAGAAAACATGTTACACAATCATAA